Genomic DNA from Candidatus Zixiibacteriota bacterium:
CTTACCCGGCCGCAACGAGGACAGATGTTTCCGGCGTTTTGATAGGCCTTGAGATAGGATTGAAAATTCCCCGGTTCGCTGTTGATCCCGCGAAATGAATCGAAAGTGGTTCCCATATTGGCGATAGCATGATTCAGAAGCCTGAGCATAGTGTTATGCATCTGTTTCAGTTTTCGAGGCGCGATTCTGTGGGAACGTTTTTGCGGATGAACCCGGCTTTCCCAGAGGAGTTCGTCGACATAGATGTTACCCAGTCCGGCCACCAGTGACTGATCCAGCAATAGCGGTTTGATCATCCGTTTGCGAGGGCGGATCAAATCCATGAATTCGCTTTCCGACACAGCCAGGGCGTCCCGTCCAAAATTATGCCGGTTGAAAAAGTTATCGCGGTCATCAGCAGGGATGAACCTGAAGGTGCCGAACTTGCGCACATCGCGAAATACCAGGCGCTCATCAGAATGCTTAAATTTAAACAGGACATGGTTGTGGGGATCATCGAGGTCGATTCCGGCCTGAAAAATAAATTGTCCGGTCATCCGCAGATGAATCCAGAGCAGGTTGCCGTCATCTAACCGGATGAAGATATTTTTACCGTTCCTGTCAATTGCGGTAATTTTCTGTCCGACCAGTACGGCCGGAAAATCCGGCTGGTTTTGCGCGAGGATATGGCGTGCGCTACAGGAGGTGTGTCTGATCAGTTTCCCTGCCACCGATTCACGCAGGCTCCGCACCACAGTTTCGACTTCGGGCAGTTCAGGCATAGCCATAAAAAACAGCAATCGCCGGCAAAACGCAATCAGTTATTTGAGTAAGGTATTTGACGGCAGGTTTGTTTTGAATATATTGGTTCGGCTATGGGAGTTTTCATAGAAACAATCAAGCCGGATTTGAATCCGAGTCAATGGGAAGCGGTAACCCATGAAGGTGGTCCGCTTCTGATTCTGGCTGGTGCCGGTTCAGGCAAGACTCGTGTGTTGACCTACAAAGCGGCGTACCTGATTCGCGAAGGCGGTGTCCGTCCGTATCATATCATGGCGGTTACATTCACCAATAAGGCGGCCTCCGAGATGAAGACTCGTCTCGAGACTTTGGTTGGTCCTATGGTGGCGGATATGCAGGTCTCCACCTTTCACTCGTTCTGTCTGAGGATTTTGAGGCGCTGGGGCGAACGGCTCGGGTTCGAGAAAAATTTCTCGGTTTACGATCAGGATGACAGCCTGAGTTTGATCAAACGCTGTATGGATGATCTGGATATCTCCACCAAATCCCATGCGCCCCGGGCGGTTGCCGAGTATATCAGCCGGGCCAAAGAAATACTGGTCGGACCGCAGGAATAC
This window encodes:
- the mutM gene encoding bifunctional DNA-formamidopyrimidine glycosylase/DNA-(apurinic or apyrimidinic site) lyase yields the protein MAMPELPEVETVVRSLRESVAGKLIRHTSCSARHILAQNQPDFPAVLVGQKITAIDRNGKNIFIRLDDGNLLWIHLRMTGQFIFQAGIDLDDPHNHVLFKFKHSDERLVFRDVRKFGTFRFIPADDRDNFFNRHNFGRDALAVSESEFMDLIRPRKRMIKPLLLDQSLVAGLGNIYVDELLWESRVHPQKRSHRIAPRKLKQMHNTMLRLLNHAIANMGTTFDSFRGINSEPGNFQSYLKAYQNAGNICPRCGRVRIKKITVAQRGTHYCPHCQRL